A stretch of Desulfovermiculus halophilus DSM 18834 DNA encodes these proteins:
- a CDS encoding CBS domain-containing protein — protein MSPIDPRDKEASEYLSMGLDPNNLTDQDILEAMKRISGYLDITPGDFKEVYKVAYAQAHKRILSTPARDIMTSPVHYVHANQPVLEVAKMLARIQVAGVPVVETEGGAVVGVISEKDFMHRMTDTEQNFMGLVASCMGSKGCPALKIKGQAAADIMSSPAVTVSPEEPVHAMYEIMQEKNINRIPVVENGSLIGIVSRDDLLDALAFIPGRDKN, from the coding sequence ATGTCCCCTATTGACCCCCGAGATAAAGAGGCTTCGGAATATTTATCCATGGGCCTGGATCCAAACAATCTCACGGATCAGGATATCCTAGAGGCCATGAAACGGATCTCCGGATATCTGGACATCACTCCAGGTGATTTCAAGGAAGTATACAAAGTGGCCTATGCCCAGGCCCACAAGCGTATCCTGTCTACACCAGCCCGGGACATAATGACTAGCCCGGTGCATTATGTCCATGCGAATCAGCCGGTTTTGGAAGTGGCCAAAATGCTGGCCCGGATACAGGTGGCCGGTGTGCCGGTGGTGGAGACAGAGGGTGGAGCAGTGGTGGGCGTCATCTCGGAAAAGGATTTCATGCACAGGATGACCGACACCGAGCAGAATTTTATGGGCCTGGTGGCCTCCTGTATGGGCAGCAAAGGATGTCCAGCCCTGAAAATTAAAGGTCAAGCTGCTGCGGACATTATGTCCTCTCCTGCGGTGACTGTCTCTCCGGAGGAACCTGTGCATGCAATGTATGAAATAATGCAAGAAAAAAATATCAATCGGATACCAGTAGTTGAAAACGGCAGCTTGATCGGGATTGTCTCCAGGGACGATCTGCTCGACGCCTTGGCCTTTATACCTGGAAGAGACAAGAACTGA
- a CDS encoding HPP family protein, translated as MSFWEKMRGTTTSPPRVSIPEVIWSWIGSFLGIAAVGLVHFNMLTDSDMVMIIGSFGASAVLIYGAIKSPLAQPRNLIGGHVISAVIGVACFQLLGGQMWLASAVAVATAIAVMHLTKTLHPPGGASALIAVIGSDQIHALGYLYALVPAGSGAVIMLVVALLVNNIPKSRYYPEFWV; from the coding sequence ATGAGTTTTTGGGAAAAAATGCGCGGAACAACAACCAGTCCGCCCAGGGTGAGCATCCCGGAAGTCATCTGGTCCTGGATTGGCTCCTTTCTGGGTATAGCGGCGGTGGGGTTGGTGCACTTCAATATGCTCACCGATTCGGATATGGTCATGATCATCGGCTCCTTCGGGGCGTCGGCCGTGCTCATCTACGGGGCGATCAAAAGCCCACTAGCCCAGCCCAGGAACCTGATCGGGGGGCACGTCATTTCCGCAGTCATCGGCGTGGCCTGCTTTCAGCTCCTGGGCGGACAGATGTGGCTGGCCTCGGCTGTGGCTGTGGCCACGGCCATCGCTGTCATGCACCTGACCAAGACCCTGCACCCGCCCGGAGGGGCAAGCGCCCTGATTGCGGTTATCGGCAGCGACCAGATCCATGCCCTGGGCTATCTGTATGCCCTGGTTCCGGCCGGCAGCGGGGCGGTGATCATGCTCGTTGTGGCCCTACTGGTGAACAATATTCCCAAGAGCAGGTATTATCCGGAGTTCTGGGTATAA